ATATCCCACTGAAATAAAATCCATATTTCCTAACCATACAATTACTATTATATTCTTTTATAAACTAACAAAAAAGAATTCCGCTTTAGAACGAAATTCTTTTCTATTAGACATTTATACATATTTATTATTGTACATTTCTTCATATGCACTTACTTTTTTTATGTAATTTTGTGTTTCTGAAGGCAATCTATCAAAATCTTCTTCACCATTAATATTTCTATTAGCCAATGTTCCTGATCCTGCATTATATGCCGCTAATGCCATTTTCTTATCTTGATAAACATCTAGTAAATTACTAAGCATCTTAGTACCACCATCGATATTTTGTTCAACATCATAAGGATCTGTTATCCCTAGTCCCGCAAAATTAAATGGCATAATTTGCATTATTCCAGTAGCCCCAGCACTTGATACAGCATTGCTATCAAAATTAGACTCTTGTTTTATAACAGCCATTATAAAACTTGGATCCATATTATACTTTTTACAAGCCTTGTCTATAGCATTAGCTACTTTTTCATCTACACCTTCATAAATACTATTAGAAGTTATAGAATCACTACTAGATGTTAATGATGAACTTGCAACATTATTATATGATGATGTTGTTGTTGATGTACTTGTATTAAATAATCCATCAAAAGAAAAATTTGATGACTTCATCGCACTAGTAAATGCCTCCATAACTATAGAATATGCATCAGAATCTTTAAACATTTGTTGTATCATTGATAACATCAATTGCATTTTAAATGCATTTTCTGTGGTTTCTTCGCTACTGCTACTACTGCTTAAACTACTTAATTGTTCTAATTGTGTCTTTTGTAATTCTGTACTATAGGAATTAAGTATTGAACTTACATCCATTTTTATTTCACCTCGAATTCAATTATCCTGTAATCCTCATATGCTTTAACCTCATTGGCACTTCTACATAATACCATAAGTCTATATTGTCCCCTCTTAAATGGAATAAAAGTATAGTAACTCTTTCTACAATATTCTTGTACTAACTTCCATTCTCCACCCTCATCAATATAAAATTGATAATTAACAGATTTACCACCTTCACAACTTGCATTAAATGTTATTGGACAGTTAACTCTTTTTTCTTCTACATCACACTGTACCTCTACATTATACACCGGTGAAACATCTCTTACCTTAAAATAAACGCTTTTTTTACTTTCAAATCGTTCATTACTATTTTCATTTTTACTATATACATCTATATTGTATATTCCTCCACACTTTGGAGTTATAGAGAATTTTTTATTTGAAGTATATTCTGACTCCTCTACTAAAAATCCATTTATTCTTATATCATATTTTATTACCGCTTCTTTAGAATTAAAAACAATAGTTTCAAAAACTATTTTATCTCCCGGCACAGGAGTTTCATTACAATAACTTATAATTTTATCTATTTTACATGGAACAAATAAATACGCATCAAAATAGCAAAAATCATGAGCATCATATTCATTATCTGAAAATTTATTTTTAACCATTATTTCAACAGAATATCTTCCTACCTTCTCTGGTGAATACCTAAAAATAGTATCATTTCTATAAGGCTTTTCAAAAATCACTTCATTGTTACATAATACTCTATAAGCAAATAAATTTCCTTTATTATTATCAGACATAACTTTGTATTGTATATAGTTTCCAACTTTTATTTCTTTACCACCGGTTTTAAGTATATCTAATATTTTAGCTTCTCTTTTCTCATGTTCTTCAATGACAAATTCCATTTCCTTATAATCTTCATATTCTCCTGAATATGATTGATCTTTAACATATACTCTTATCTTATATTCACCTATCTCTGTAGGCTTCCAACGATATGTATCTTCTTTTATGAATCCTGTTTCGTATTCATATCCATCTTTGAAAATTTTATAATTATATGTAAGAGATTTTCCACCTTCACATATAACTCTAAAGTTTATATCTGATTCTACCGCCTTAGGAGAAATAACATCAGCTATAAAACTTTCTATCCTAACAGTTTTATAATTTTTTACTTCATAATTTATTATTGCTCTATCATCATATTCATTTCCTGAATACATATCTTTTACAGCCACTAATAACTTATATTTTCCTGCCTTACTTTCCTTAAATGATATTACATTCTTAGATGAAAATTCTTGAATAACTTCTAGTTTATTTTCTTCATCTATCTTTATACATTTGTATAAAACATTCTTCTTCTCTGAATATTGAACATCTACATCGATAATCATTTCTTCATCTACTATTAAATCTTTTGTGATAAACATAAGATTTTGTATTTTTACTGCCTCTCTTCTCCAGACATAGAATTCTATTGATTCCTCAGAATCATACATACTAATAGAACCTTTATTTTTTACTTGTACAACTATCTTAATATCCCCAACATCTTTAGGTATCAAATTCAAATAATTTTCACTTGAATAATCTTTAAGTAAAGTTTCTTCCCCATCTTTTACTTTTAAAAATCTATATAATATTTCTTCACCTGTACAATCTACGGTTATAGCCAAAGGTTCATCTATTATAACCTTATCTCTATTTAATGATATATCTTTTATCCTTACTACTTTACTAAGATCCTTTGTTATATACTCAGCTCGGCAACAATAATCAAAACTTTTTGATGAAGATGGTGACTTTCCATAGACCATTATAGTGTATTCTCCGCTAACCTTAGGAGACCATATACAACAACTTTCTTTTCCATATTCTTTTATTGTTGTCCACTTTCCTCCATGGCCACAAAGAAATTTATATAACAACTCTTCATCTTCATTATTTTTAACAATAATATTTACTGGACTATTTTCGTAATCAATATTATCCTTTTCTAAAATTACTTCTATTTTATTCATATTCCACTTCATCCTTACTGACATATTATTATTAATATTATAGTATATGGAAAAATTTACTACAAGATAATTTCATATTTTTTTAACTTTCTCCGTATAATATGATAAGATATAATAAAAGTAAAAATTATACATCGGAGGTTATTTTTTCTAGTATGAATTTTAAATTTTATTCTTTTAAAAAATTAGAAATATCTTACTTTGAAGAAAATATAGATATTTCCAATATTTATTTTATCAATAATAAAATAAAACTAAAAATAATCAATATTACATATGAAGAAAATCGTGTATTAATATATTTTGATAATGAAATAAATATAAAATATCCCCTTTATCTAAATACTAATAATATAAATATCGATGTTCCATACTATTCACTTTATACAACTGAAGATTTTAATAAAAAATATTATTATACTGGCGACTTAGGTGTACACTATGAAACTACTTATTCCGAATTCACTTTTTGGTCTCCATCAGCGTTAAAAGTGTCATTAAAAATTTATAAAGAAACATCTAACAATGTACCTATAATATTATCATCTAATGACTTAGAAGAAAATGATAATATTTGGTATATTAAATATTATGGAGATCTAAAAGGCTATCTATATACTTATGAAGTAACTCACGCTGATAGATGTAATGAAATAGTTGACCCTTATGCAAAAGCTGTCTCTGTCAATGGCCATTATGGCGCAATAGTTGATATCAAAGACTCTAATCCTACAGATTTTTTAGATGATTCCCCTATCAAAGAACATTATAATCCTACTGATGCCATAATATACGAAATTAGCATCCGAGATATGACTATTTATCCTAAAACAGATATCATTAACAAAGGTAAATATTTAGGTTTATGCCAACTCAAAGATAGTCACGGATATGATCTAGATTGTGGCATATCCCATATAATAAATTTAGGGGTAACTCATGTTCAACTGATGCCCATATTTGATTTTTCATTTTCAAGTGTAGATGAGCTAATGCCAAGAAAAAAATATAATTGGGGTTATGATCCTCAAAATTACAATGTTCCTGAAGGAAGTTATGCTACTAATCCTAAAGATCCACTTTGTAGAATAAAAGAATTAAAAACTCTTATTCAAACATTACACAATCACAATTTATATGTAATTATGGACGTCGTTTATAACCATATTTCTAACTATGAGACCTCCAACTTAGAATTATCCTTTCCAGGGTTTTATTTTAGAAGATACGATAATGGTTTTATTTGTAATGGATCGGGATGTGGTAATGACCTGGCTACAGAAAAACCTATGGTAAGAAAATTTATAATAGATTCATTAAAATATTGGGTTAATGAATATCATATTGATGGCTTCAGATTTGACTTAATGGGATTAATTGATGTAGCCACAATGAATGAAATATATAAAAACCTGAAAGAATTAAATGAAAATGTATTTATTTATGGTGAAGGATGGAACTTATCCACCAATTTATCTGAAGATAACAAAACTATTCTTAGAAACAATTATAAAACGCCATCTATTAGTTATTTTAATGACTTCTTTAGAGATACTTTTAGAGGTAACGTATTTTTTAGCGATGATATAGGATTTATTGCTGGAAAAAATCATATAGATCATTTAGCTATAAAAGCTATAACAGGATCTGATCACATTTTTTCTTCCCCCTGTCAAAATATAAATTATTTGTGCTGTCATGATAATCATACTTTCTGGGATAAGCTTTCTTTATCTGCTAAGTTTGTTGATGAGGAAACACGAATAGATATGTTTAAATTAGGAATAGGAATATTACTACTATCTCAAGGTATCCCCTTTATTCAAAGTGGTCTTGAATTTCTAAGAACTAAAGATTCACTAGGAAATACTTATAATTCTCCTGACTATATAAATTGGATAGATTGGGATAGAAAGTATAAATACTATAATATATATTTATACACTAGAAATTTAATAAGACTTAGACGTAATCACAAAGCCTTCAGATTTTCTTCATTCGAAAATTTAAGAAACCATCTATACATTTTAAAAAATCTTCCACATAACGTTATAGGATATAAAATCTATGGTAATGGCAACGGTGATACTTGGTCTGAGATACTAGCTATCTTCAATAGTAATGATACCACAATAAGACTACCTATCTCTTCTGGTCCCTGGATTTTAGTTGCAAATAAAAATTTTGTAGATGAAAAATCTACAAAAGCTATAAATAATGTGATTGAAATAGATAAATTTTCTTTTGTCCTTCTTTATAAATAAAAGTTGCAGTATTTGTCGATTTACTAAGTAGTCCATAGTTTGTAGTATAGATATTTTATATATAGGGAGCTGTTATACTTAAGTGTTGTTTTTATAGAATCAATATAATTCAATTACCATAAAAAATACAATAGGGTTGTGCATATAAATGCTACAACCCTAATTTAAATTATAATCTCTTTAATAATTCTTCTCTCATATCTTCATAACCTGGCTTACCAAGTAATGCAAACATGTTTTTCTTGTAAGCTTCAACACCTGGTTGATCAAATGGATTAACTCCTAATAAGTAACCACTGATACCACAAGCTTTTTCAAAGAAGTATACCATGTATCCGAAATAATATGCTGATAATTCTGGTACTGTAACAACCATATTTGGAACTCCACCATCATTATGAGCTAAAACAGTTCCTTGAGAAGCCATTTTATTTACATAATCCATTTCTTTTCCTGCTAAGAAGTTTAATCCATCTAAATCTTCTTTATCTTCATTGATTAAGATAGAATGTCTTGGCTTTTCAACAGAAATTAATGTTTCAAATAATCCTCTAAGACCTTCTTGGATATATTGTCCCATTGAGTGAAGGTCAGTAGAAAAATCTGCTGCTGCTGGGAAGATACCTTTGTTATCTTTTCCTTCACTTTCTCCGTATAATTGCTTCCACCATTCACCAAAATAATGAAGAGATGGTTCGTAGTTAACTACCATTTCAATAGTCTTACCTTTTCTGTATAAAGCATTTCTAGCTGCTGCATACTTATAAGCATCATTTTCTTTGATGCAAGGGTTTGCATACGCATCTTGTGCATCTTTTGCACCCTTCATCATTTCGTCTATGTCAATACCAACTGCTGCTATTGGAAGTAATCCAACTGCTGTTAATACTGAGAATCTTCCTCCAACATCATCAGGTACTACAAAAGTTTCATAACCTTCGTTATCACTTAAAGTCTTTAATGCACCCTTTGCTTTATCTGTAGTAGCAAAAATTCTATTCTTAGCTTCATCCTTACCATATTTCTTTTCTAGTAAGTCTTTGAATATTCTAAATGCAATTGCAGGTTCTGTAGTTGTTCCAGATTTTGAAATTACATTTACACAAATATCTTTTCCTTCAACTAAATCTAAAAGATCAGCCATATATGTAGATGAAATGTTATTACCTACAAAATAAACTTCTGGTAATTTTCTTTTTTCTTTGCTTAAACTATTGTGGAAAGTATGAGAAAGCATTTCAATAGCAGCTCTTGCTCCTAAATATGATCCACCAATTCCAATTACAATAAGAACATCACAAGTATCTTGAATTTTTTTAGCCGCAGCTTTAATTCTAGCAAACTCATCCTTATCATAGTTTGTTGGTAGGTCAACCCATCCTAAGAAGTCACTTCCTAAACCACTTTTTTCATGTAACATTTTATGAGCAACGTCAACCATTGGTTGCATACTCAATACTTCTTCCTCTTTTAAATATGGAAGAGTTTTGCTTAAGTCTAATTTTAAAGACATATACTTTTCACTCCTAACTTAACTCTGTATAAGAAAATTGTATTCCAATTGTTTCAATTTATCAAGAGTATTATCGGTTATATATAATATTATTATACACCCCATTCCATTTTATTGAATTATATTGAATTTTATTACAGTATAATGCATATGAAGTTAATATTTTTAAATATATACCTTATATTATTTGTATAATATATACAAACAACACTTAAGTATAACAGCTTAGTATATGTGCTAATACATATATACTCCCACTTATTAATAAAAAATAAAAAGAGATTACAAACTAAAACTAGTTAGTAATCTCTGTATTCATAACCTATTTGTCATACACTGGTGTAGAATAATGTTCATATCCTTCCAATTTTCCTAATGTAATCTTATCAAATAAAGCTTTTATTTTCTTATAAACTTCACCATTAATTCCACCTGGAACTGGTCTATCGTCAATTTCACAAATTGGTGTAATTTCCATAGCTGTTCCTGAGAAGAATGCTTCATCGCAAGCATATAGTTCTGTTCTCTTAACACTTCTTTCAACTACTTCCATACCAAGGACATCTCTTGCTAATTCCATAACAGTTTCTCTAGTAATTCCCTCTAGAATATTATCACTTGGTGGTGGAGTTATAAGTTTTCCTTTTCTAACAATAAATATATTTTCTCCAGGTCCTTCACAAACTGAGCCAGTGTCAGTTAAGAAAATAGCTTCATCATATCCATTAATCTTAACATCTAAAGATGCTAATGCTGAATTTAAGTAAGCAGCTGAAGCCTTAGTTCTTGGAGGTAACATATTATCAGAAAGTCTTGTCCAAGAAGTAACTTTTACTTTTAATTCATCTTTTCCAGTGTAACTTCCAAGTGGTGAACAATATATAAGAATTCTATCGTCGTCATCTAATAATGTAGGTCCTATATTTGTTGACCCCTTATAAGCAATTGGTCTTATATAAGTTGTTGTCTTAAAATTATTTTTTTTCAACAATTCTATTGTAGCATTAACTAAATCATCAACTGTATATGGTAATTTAATATATAACGCTCTGCAAGATTGTAGGAGTCTTTCATAGTGTTCTCTTACTCTAAAAAGACTTAATTGTTGATTTTCTTCATCCCAATAAGCTCTTATCCCCTCAAAGCAGGCTAATCCATAATTAAAGGCCTTACTTCTGATATCGATGCTTACCTTCTCTTCTTCAATAATATCTCCATTATAAAATACGTATGATTGTTCCATAAATGATGCCCCCTATGCGTTTTACCTTAATATACTACTATTAAAATAATTAGTCAATATTTGCAAAATAAAAAAATAGCCAGAATCTTTTCTGGCTATAAAAATTAAGCTATACTTTCATCTCTGAAAATTGCTACCATCTTCTTAATTGAAGCTTCAAACTCTTCTTGTGAAGAATTGTTAAATATTATTAATTCTTTAATATTTGTTGGTGGATTATAGTTTTGTGTTGCCACATATTCATCCCAGTGTTCAAGCTTCCAAGTATCTCTGTCTGAATTTCTTTCAATCATTCTTTGGTGACATACTTCAACATCAGTATGTACCCAAACAACTGCAAGTTCAGCACCTTTTTCAGCTAATTTTTCTCTTAAATTTTTTAGATACTCTTCGTCTCTAATTTCTCTAGTAAATGGAGCATTAATTAAAACAGTATCGTTATAATCTAATGCTTCTAATGCTAGATCAACAATAGCATCATACTCAGGATTTCTGATATTTTCTTCAAAGAAATCTGAACTTCTATTATACTCTTGGTTAGCAACTTCAAAAATCTTCTTTGATAAAACTATTAGAGTATCCTTGTCCAAATAAACGCAATTAGTTAAAGCCTTTGCTAATTGTTTAGAAACATAAGTTTTTCCACAAGCTGGTGGTGATGTAACAAGAATTAACTTTTTCATAACACTTCTCCTTTACAGGTTTATATTTAAATGTCGAACTTACTCTTTTATATTCGCTTTTATAATTTTAAAAGAGTATTTAAGACTTGTCAATGTTTGAAAATGTTTTCTCATTAATATTTATTTCCACCTACGAGTAAATTTGTACATTTAAACCTTGATGTTTTTCTCTCTAATATTACTTTTATCACTAATATTATTTGATTTTTTTCATTTAAAATTCTATTTCAATAATGGAAAAATGCCACGATATCACCTATCGTGGCATTTTTTACAAATTAACTATATTAACGTCTTTAATTTCTTTTAATAACTCCATCTCTCTTTTTTGACATGTAAAAATTATTATTTGTCTCTCTTTACTTTCTTCATATAAAAATTCTAATATATTTTTTAATCTATTATCATCATACATAGAAAAAGCTTCATCAAGAAGAAACATCATCTTATCTTTTTCTATAGTTTTTAGTATAGAATATCTTAATGCAAAATATAATGAATCATTGGTCCCTTTAGACAAGAAATCTTTATCTCTTAAAACACCGTCCTCATCTTCAACAAGAACATCTATATTTTCTGATACTATTAAATTGCTATACTTACCTTCTGTGATTTTAGAAACTATACTTTTCACTTCTTCCTTAACCTTTGGTAAAAAATTCTCATTGATTATTTTATGACTCTCTTCCATTTTCTCCAATGTTAATTTTAAAGCTTTTTCTTTTTTTCTTTCTTTTTTTAAATTTATAGTAAGATCCTCAAGAGCTTCTTCTTTTTTTAATATATCCGGATACTTTTCAAAATCCTTCGAAATAGAAGCCTCTAATCCCGCTATTTCCCTCTCCATAGTAAGTAAAGCTTGATCTTTTTCTCTTTGTCTTTGAATTTTTACCTCTGCTTCCTTTTCTCTCTCTTTAGCTTCTAAAACTTTCAAAGCACTTAATGAGTCTCTATACTCCATAATATTTGATTCAAGCTCATTTATATCTCTTACAGATACTTTATCAAATATATCTTGCAAATACTCTAAATTTTTTTCCCTTTCCTTTGCAAATTTTCTTTTCTTCTCATGTTTTTGCAACTTACTATTATTTTTTGCCAAGAAGCTATAGAAAATAACCATTAATATACCACAAATAGCTGATACCAAAAAATATCCTATTGAATAATATAATGCAGCTATTACCGTACCTAGTACTGCTAAAAATGAGATAAATGTTAACAAGAAATATATCTTTACCTTTTTATTGTACTTATTTATTAATTTCATTGTATCTTTATATTTCTCTAATTCATTTACCCTAGAATCTTTAAATTTAACTTCATCTAAATTTATATATTTAAATTTTTCTCTCTCTTTTATTAATTCTTTTTCTAATTTTAAACTTTCTTTAATTTCATTTAATTCACTTTCGATACTTTGTATTTTTCTTGATGTGAATTCTGTATTTTTAATCTTATCTCTTTCTTTTTTATATTCATTTAAATTTTTAATATTTTCTATGTTATTTTTTACTACTTTATCATGACATTTTAATTCTTCTAATAAATTCTGTTTTTCTTCTTCTAAAGCTTTAATAGATTCTTTATTTTTCTTTATGGCTTTTTTTATAATCTTCATCGTTTTACCATAATCAATTTCTTCGCTACCGGTATCTTTTAAATTATTTATTTTTTCTTTAGCAACTTCTCCCCCATATTGAGTTAAGTATCCTGTAGACATATAACTTTCTTCATCAATAGGAATAATTTTTTGTGAAACCTTCTTCCCATCTAACTCATTATATATATTAACCTTATCTTGTCTTTTACTATCTTTAAATTCTCTTTCAATTATATATTTATCATTATCTATAGAAATTTCCATGGTCCCTAAAGCTCTTCCATCTTTAAAAGAAAAATATTTTTTTCTCTCATTATCTTTTATAGATGCTTTTTGAGAGTTCATACCAAATAACATTACCTTTATAAATGCTAATATAGTGGATTTACCTTTTTCATTCTCTCCATAAACTACATTTAATCCTTTTGAAAAGTTTATAGTTTTATTATTAAACTTACCAAAAGATATAAGATTTATCTTATCAATATTTATCAAATTATATCTTCCCCTTCTAATGCCATTAATCCATATTTCAGTGCTTCCGTACTTTCCTCATCATCACACTTCAACATCTCGCTAATAAATATTCCTCTTAATGATTTTTCTTTCTTTATATTTTCATAATCTATTTTTTCTTTAGTATTATCATTAATCTCAATATAAAAAAACTTATCTTTTAACTTCTCTTTTATAACATTTTCTCTAACAACAATATCTTCTATTTCCCCTATAAGATTTACTCTAATCATATCATTGCTATTTTCCCCTATACTACTACATATCTTTTCACAAATTTCTTCAGTAGTAGATTTATCCGTTATATCAATATCTATATCTATATGCTTTCTCTTACTTAAAGATAAAAATTCTTCCTTTACTACTTCATCTTCTATCTCTAGAATTAATACTCCCTTTTCTCCTGTTTCATTAAAACTTCTTCCTTCTAAAGCTCCACTATATCCATAATATGTTTCTCCACTTTTTAATAATCCAGAATACTTATGTTTGTGACCAATAGCAATATACGTCATGTTACTTTCTTTTATATCTTCTTCAGTAATAGGATTATATAACGATTCTCCCCCTGATATTACATCTCCATGAATAACAGCAATATTTATCTTCCCGTCTTCTCCTTTTACGTTATGTAACAAACATTCCTCTACATGCTCTTCGTTAAATGCAACTCCATGTATTACCACATTCCTATCAGCAATTTCAACAGTCTCCATTTTACTTTTAAATATATGCACATTTTCTGGCCATTCCATAAGCTTATAAAATGAATCTTCATTATAAGGATCATGATTTCCTGGAGAAATAAATACCTTTATAGGACTTACAGACTTCAATACGTTAGCTATATATACTAGCGTCTCTTTAAATACTCGTTTATTATCAAAAAGATCTCCCGTAATTAATATAAAATCTACTTTTTCTTCTTTTCCCCTCAATATTGCCTTTTTAAATGTTTCTCTTATATCTTCTTTTCTAATAGAACTAATTTCTGTACCTAATCCCTTAAAAGGAGTGTCAAAATGTACATCACCTAATTGCAATACCTTAATCATTTCCTACTTCCGCCCTTCTTATTATTATCTCTATATTATATTTATTCTTTTTTAATTACAATATATTTTTTATTAAATTAACATTTTACTTTTTTTAGGTTAATTCGGAGGGTGTATTGTGTTTTTGCCATATATAAATCTGTTCTACTTAAGTGTTGTTTTTTGATTTTTCAATTTAATAAATATTAATATTTATATGTTTATCTCCTAGTTTTTTGTCAATAATCTAAATAACTAAGGAGGCATGAGAAATATGTATCACTTATCAGCACTTATGACTAAAAATTGTAGATATTTTCAACTATATAAACAATTAAATATTTTATCTCTTGAAAACCTTCATAATATTGAAAAACTTTGTCCATATTGTAAAAACAAAAATATAGTTAGACATGGAAAAGTAACAAGCAGCAATTCTCAAAGATTCCGTTGCAAAAACTGTCTTAAAACTTTTACTGAAACTTTTGGTTCTCCTTTCTATAGAAGTAGAAAACATCCTACTATTTGGCAAGATTATTTAGTTAATATGTGGCAAGATCTTTCTATCTCTCGCTGCTCTATAAATACAAATATTGCTCATAAAACTTCATTTTTATGGCGTCATAAAATCCTAAATTATATAAATAATTTTTTATCTTTAATACGTCCTCATGAAAATGTTAGTATGCTTCTAAAAGTATACAAAACAACCTCAAAGGACATGTCCTTAACTGATAATGACCGAAGTACCCAGTATGATAATCACTATTTCTCACTGGCTTTTACTAAGAAAAAATATATTTCAATACATCCTTTAGGTAAGGGTCCATTTAGTATACATAAGATACCAGATTCATTTAAAGATTTGATAAAAAATATTTATTCATTAAGTTTGTCTAATAGCAATCAGTTATTACAATATGCAAAAAAAGTAATTCCAAAAGCAAAAGCAGGTTGTGATAGTTTTCTCGGTATTTACAATGTCAATATGGGTTTGTGGTTTCTCCACTTTTTTGGTGTATCTCTGAAGTATTATTCAAACTATCTTCATTGGTTCGCATCAAAATATTATATTTCTACTTTTTCATTAAAATTAGATTGGATAAATGACGAAGAAGTTTCATACCAATAAAAAATAAACTTATCACCTTTCACAAGATAATAAGTTCATTTTAAATTTATAAATATTATTTAGAGTTGGTTATAGGATTCAAAAACAACACTTAAATATAACAGTTTTCTATATGAGATTTTTGAACATATATACCCAACTACCACTATTCATCATAGTACGACAGTATATTATTATGGAAGTACTGCTAAATCATCTAAACCAGTGTCTTCTGGAATACCAAACATTATATTCATATTTTGAATACCTTGTCCAGCTGCTCCTTTTACAAGGTTATCTATAACAGATATTATAATTAACTTATTTGTGCGACTATCTTTTCTTACTGATATATATGCCATATTTGTATTCTTACTCCACTTAGTTTGCGGAATCTCCTCAATAACTTCTACAAACTTAGCATCTTTATAGAAGTCTTTATATAAATCAAATATTTTCTCTTCTTTTATATCTGCAGTTAAGTCTACATATGCAGTTATAAGTATCCCTCTAGTCATTGGTACTAATTGAGGCACAAAAGTCAATTTTACTTCGTTTTTAGATTTTGTATTTAATACTTGTTCAATTTCTGGCGTATGTCTATGGCAAGCTACTTTATAGGCTTTAAAATTTTCATTTATTTCTGAAAAGATATTATCAACAGAGCCACCTCTTCCAGCTCCACTAGTTCCACTCTTTCCATCTACTACAATAGTTTTAGTATCACATAATCCAGCACTAATTATTGGTAGTAATCCTAAAGATGATGCAGTAGCATAGCATCCTGGATTAGCTAATATTCTTGCTTCTTTTATTTTATCTTTATTTATTTCAGGAAGCCCATACACTGCTTCTTTTAAATATTCTAAAGAAGTGTGTTTTACTCCATACCATTTTTCATATTCTAATGGATCATCTAATCTATAATCTCCACCCATTTCTATAACTTTAACATTATGTTTCATAGCTTCCTCAACAA
Above is a genomic segment from Clostridium bornimense containing:
- a CDS encoding branched-chain amino acid transaminase, translated to MEQSYVFYNGDIIEEEKVSIDIRSKAFNYGLACFEGIRAYWDEENQQLSLFRVREHYERLLQSCRALYIKLPYTVDDLVNATIELLKKNNFKTTTYIRPIAYKGSTNIGPTLLDDDDRILIYCSPLGSYTGKDELKVKVTSWTRLSDNMLPPRTKASAAYLNSALASLDVKINGYDEAIFLTDTGSVCEGPGENIFIVRKGKLITPPPSDNILEGITRETVMELARDVLGMEVVERSVKRTELYACDEAFFSGTAMEITPICEIDDRPVPGGINGEVYKKIKALFDKITLGKLEGYEHYSTPVYDK
- a CDS encoding AAA family ATPase, with amino-acid sequence MKKLILVTSPPACGKTYVSKQLAKALTNCVYLDKDTLIVLSKKIFEVANQEYNRSSDFFEENIRNPEYDAIVDLALEALDYNDTVLINAPFTREIRDEEYLKNLREKLAEKGAELAVVWVHTDVEVCHQRMIERNSDRDTWKLEHWDEYVATQNYNPPTNIKELIIFNNSSQEEFEASIKKMVAIFRDESIA
- a CDS encoding ATP-binding protein, coding for MINIDKINLISFGKFNNKTINFSKGLNVVYGENEKGKSTILAFIKVMLFGMNSQKASIKDNERKKYFSFKDGRALGTMEISIDNDKYIIEREFKDSKRQDKVNIYNELDGKKVSQKIIPIDEESYMSTGYLTQYGGEVAKEKINNLKDTGSEEIDYGKTMKIIKKAIKKNKESIKALEEEKQNLLEELKCHDKVVKNNIENIKNLNEYKKERDKIKNTEFTSRKIQSIESELNEIKESLKLEKELIKEREKFKYINLDEVKFKDSRVNELEKYKDTMKLINKYNKKVKIYFLLTFISFLAVLGTVIAALYYSIGYFLVSAICGILMVIFYSFLAKNNSKLQKHEKKRKFAKEREKNLEYLQDIFDKVSVRDINELESNIMEYRDSLSALKVLEAKEREKEAEVKIQRQREKDQALLTMEREIAGLEASISKDFEKYPDILKKEEALEDLTINLKKERKKEKALKLTLEKMEESHKIINENFLPKVKEEVKSIVSKITEGKYSNLIVSENIDVLVEDEDGVLRDKDFLSKGTNDSLYFALRYSILKTIEKDKMMFLLDEAFSMYDDNRLKNILEFLYEESKERQIIIFTCQKREMELLKEIKDVNIVNL
- a CDS encoding metallophosphoesterase family protein produces the protein MIKVLQLGDVHFDTPFKGLGTEISSIRKEDIRETFKKAILRGKEEKVDFILITGDLFDNKRVFKETLVYIANVLKSVSPIKVFISPGNHDPYNEDSFYKLMEWPENVHIFKSKMETVEIADRNVVIHGVAFNEEHVEECLLHNVKGEDGKINIAVIHGDVISGGESLYNPITEEDIKESNMTYIAIGHKHKYSGLLKSGETYYGYSGALEGRSFNETGEKGVLILEIEDEVVKEEFLSLSKRKHIDIDIDITDKSTTEEICEKICSSIGENSNDMIRVNLIGEIEDIVVRENVIKEKLKDKFFYIEINDNTKEKIDYENIKKEKSLRGIFISEMLKCDDEESTEALKYGLMALEGEDII
- a CDS encoding IS1/IS1595 family N-terminal zinc-binding domain-containing protein produces the protein MYHLSALMTKNCRYFQLYKQLNILSLENLHNIEKLCPYCKNKNIVRHGKVTSSNSQRFRCKNCLKTFTETFGSPFYRSRKHPTIWQDYLVNMWQDLSISRCSINTNIAHKTSFLWRHKILNYINNFLSLIRPHENVSMLLKVYKTTSKDMSLTDNDRSTQYDNHYFSLAFTKKKYISIHPLGKGPFSIHKIPDSFKDLIKNIYSLSLSNSNQLLQYAKKVIPKAKAGCDSFLGIYNVNMGLWFLHFFGVSLKYYSNYLHWFASKYYISTFSLKLDWINDEEVSYQ